DNA sequence from the Candidatus Methylarchaceae archaeon HK02M2 genome:
ATCTTGATGACCCAACACCCAGCAAGCTTACCTTCGGTTTCGATCTGAATAATTCCCCTATCTTTCATCTGGTTGAACAACCTCTCCCAGAGCCCCGTCTCAATTATATGAGATTCAAAGTTAAGGCAATCATAGTATGCGCCTACCCTCCAGCATGTCTCAAGTTGCTCCCTTACAACTTTTCTTGTTATCTCTTGAGCGAATTTGGCTATATCCGATCTACCTTCATCTATCTCTCTTAATACATCCTTCTGTCTCATAATGAGTTCAGGCTGGATTTTGTATAATTCGTTAACTTTTACGTAAACTTCATCTCCACAGTAATGGTCGAACTTCTTCCCCTTTGGAGGCTCGAGGGGAAAGCCTACATACTTAAAGCCCACAACTATGTCGGCTATCTGCAACCCTGAGTCATCGATGTAATTCAGTACCTGCACATCATGCTTGGTGAACTTCAGTATCTTATAGATAGAGTCGCCAAGGATTAAGTTTCTTACATGCCCCACATGCAATGCCTTGTTCGGGTTCACGCTTGTATGCTCAATACAGACCCTCTGCCCTCTACCGATGTCCAACGAGCCGTAGTCTTCTTTTGAGATAGCTTCAGAGATTGATCTGTAGGTTAGATCCGGGTATCTGACCCTAAAGTTTATGTAGCCAGGTCTACAGACTTCAAAACTTGATATCAGTGACTCCTTCGGGATCTTCAACTTATTGCCTATGGTCTTCGCCACTTCAAACAGATTGAGACCGAGCTTGTTGGCTATTGTGAATGCAACATTCACTGACAACTCCCCAAACTCAGGTCTTGGAGGTTCTGAAGGCTCGAAATCTATTAAAGGCAGACATGCGTCTCTAATCGCTAGTTCAATGCTTCTTTTAACATCTTCCCTAAACTCTCTGAAGCTCAAGGCGTCTCCTCATCAATGAATTTTCATGAATTTGTCGGTAATATGCTGGATAGCCTCTAAAAAGCCTTCGCCCATGCCGACATTCACAGAGAAGTCGGCCTTTTTCTTCACGTACTCTGGTGCATTTCAAATTGCCACGCTGTAACCACATACTTCGAACATAGGGATGTCTATATCACTATCGCCAATAGCAATGATCTGGCTCAAGTCCAACCCTAGATTCTTCGCTGCAATTTTCAGGCCACTTGCCTTACTTACTGACCTATGTGTTAGATGGTAACCATACTTGCTGTCATGAATTGAGATTGGCAAATCACTCTCATCAAGAATCTTTCTTCCTTCATTCAGGTTGAAATTCCTCTCTAAGACGACTTCAGTGAGTCGGGGAAAGACCTTTTTCTTCTTTACATTTTCGATCCTTTTAGAGAGATAGTCATAAGCCATCAAGCTATAAGATATGTCTGCCAGTAAGAATAAATCTATAGGGGAAGTTGCAACAACCCCCCCGTTTTCTCCTACTGCTACTCTTGTGGTGCCCATGTAGATAGATAAAGTCAGAACTTCCCATGCACTTCTGCCACTTACGAATATCACTTTATAGCCCATCTTATTAAGCCAGCGTAGAGTATAGGCAGCATCGAGGTTGATAGCCCCCCCATCTTCAGTTATGGTACCATCGATATCGATAGCAAAGCCCTTCAAATCCATCAAAAGCACCCATATGGATAAAATTTAGTTGTTATATATATGTGTGAGATGTAATAAAATGGGTCCGTAGCCTAG
Encoded proteins:
- a CDS encoding phosphoglycolate phosphatase — protein: MDLKGFAIDIDGTITEDGGAINLDAAYTLRWLNKMGYKVIFVSGRSAWEVLTLSIYMGTTRVAVGENGGVVATSPIDLFLLADISYSLMAYDYLSKRIENVKKKKVFPRLTEVVLERNFNLNEGRKILDESDLPISIHDSKYGYHLTHRSVSKASGLKIAAKNLGLDLSQIIAIGDSDIDIPMFEVCGYSVAI